The nucleotide sequence CCCAGCAGCGCATCCTCACCACCCAGGCGGCCGACCTGGACGCCCAGGCGGTCGAGCTGCGCCGCTCCAACGTGGAGCTGGAACAGTTCGCCTACGTCGCCTCCCACGACCTCCAGGAGCCGCTGCGCAAGGTCGCCTCCTTCTGCCAGCTCCTGGAGAAGCGGTACTACGACAACCTGGACGACCGCGGCCGGCAGTACATCGACTTCGCGGTGGACGGCGCCAAGCGCATGCAGGTGCTCATCAACGACCTGCTCACCTTCTCCCGTGTCGGCCGTCTCACCGACGACCGCGTGCCGGTCGGCCTGGACAAGGCGCTGGAGAAGGCGATGATGAACCTGGGCACCGCCGTGGAGGAGTCCGGCGCCCGGGTCGAACGGCCGCGGGAGATGCCCGAGGTGGTGGGCGACCCGACCCTGTTCACCATGCTCTGGCAGAATCTGATCGGCAACGCCCTGAAGTTCCGCCACCCCGACCGCGCCCCGCAGGTCACCGTCACCTGCGAGACCGATCCGGAGGAGCCGGGCAGCCTGCGCGTGAGCGTCGCGGACAACGGCATCGGCATCCCCGGGGAGTTCGCCGAGAAGGTCTTCGTCATCTTCCAGCGGCTGCACAGCCGGGATGCCTACGGTGGTACCGGAATCGGCCTGGCGCTCTGCAAGAAGATCGTGGAGCATCACGGCGGCAGGATCTGGCTGGACACCGAGTACATCGACGGCACCCGTTTCTGCTTCACCCTGCCCGTGGCCATCACTCCGGACGAGCCCGGCATCCATTCCCAGGAGAAGGCCCTGACATGACGACTCCCGACGCCACTCCGATCGACGTCCTCCTGGTGGAGGACGATCCCGGCGACGAGCTGATGACCAGGGAAGCCTTCGAGGACAACAAGATCGGCAACACGCTGCACGTGGTCCGCGACGGCGAGGAGGCGCTGGACTTCCTCTACCGGCGCGGCG is from Streptomyces seoulensis and encodes:
- a CDS encoding sensor histidine kinase, whose protein sequence is MTFLVLLGTVVGANLLNRTADATDTLLEGVQPAQTEAYRLQAALVNQETGIRGYAITADKRFLTPYTDGKRNEAESAARLSKLLGKRPELRADLAAVERQAADWRRHYSEPLVASVTPGAPKAVDLRTVERGKEDFDKLRATWADQNAHMARTVEDGRDHIAQERTLRNSVLVAMVAAFLLTGLALAVFVRLLVTRPLERLRTASRRVAGGDFDHVITGGGPADLTAVAVDVEGMRTRIVAELDASHAQQRILTTQAADLDAQAVELRRSNVELEQFAYVASHDLQEPLRKVASFCQLLEKRYYDNLDDRGRQYIDFAVDGAKRMQVLINDLLTFSRVGRLTDDRVPVGLDKALEKAMMNLGTAVEESGARVERPREMPEVVGDPTLFTMLWQNLIGNALKFRHPDRAPQVTVTCETDPEEPGSLRVSVADNGIGIPGEFAEKVFVIFQRLHSRDAYGGTGIGLALCKKIVEHHGGRIWLDTEYIDGTRFCFTLPVAITPDEPGIHSQEKALT